One part of the Saprospiraceae bacterium genome encodes these proteins:
- the rpmA gene encoding 50S ribosomal protein L27: MAHKKGEGSTSNGRDSNSKRLGVKLFGGQKAIAGNIIVRQRGTKYHPGTNVGVGKDFTLFALKPGVVTFKKTFSDRNVVHVL, translated from the coding sequence ATGGCACATAAAAAAGGGGAAGGTAGTACAAGTAACGGACGCGACAGTAATAGTAAAAGATTAGGTGTTAAATTGTTTGGAGGCCAGAAAGCTATTGCAGGTAATATCATAGTTCGCCAACGAGGAACCAAATATCACCCAGGTACAAATGTTGGAGTTGGTAAGGATTTTACCTTGTTCGCTTTAAAGCCAGGGGTCGTTACTTTTAAGAAAACCTTTAGTGATCGGAATGTAGTTCACGTTCTTTAG
- a CDS encoding 4Fe-4S binding protein: MDTTLKTFKYQFIKFFQWISWIVICFGVLILILATFDKLPILAFPFGDNWLLISLGSLSIGILLYSLLIYLTRPSGIQNNHIWIQGISARKATAWIVSLILTFFYCILYWWPEYLGHSDAGENTGLIAFFDPLSMYLKNKPASQWFVYGALYTLAILLFGIKFILKYRHNRYQVIRTISVMFFQTGIAFLLPEYLLKMNLPYNDYKNMWPLNYYFFDGWHIQELLSHGNIGRNMLLFGILMIVFISPVLTYFYGKRWYCSWVCGCGGLAETAGDSFRHLSDKSIKSWKLERILVYAVLLFSIIMTAGVIYTFQTGQTHVLGISSAALRSWYGFIIGAVFSGVIGVGFYPLLGSRVWCRFGCPMAAILGIQQRFFSRFRITTNGSQCISCGNCTTYCEMGIDVRSYAQRGANIVRASCVGCGICAAVCPRGVLRLENGSVDLFSRTEKPKPNPQITDSIPYEELM; the protein is encoded by the coding sequence ATGGACACTACTTTAAAAACTTTTAAATATCAATTCATAAAATTCTTTCAATGGATTTCTTGGATTGTCATTTGTTTTGGTGTTCTCATTTTAATCTTGGCAACATTTGATAAATTGCCGATTCTAGCATTCCCTTTTGGTGACAATTGGTTGCTTATTAGTCTGGGAAGTTTGTCCATTGGAATCCTATTATATTCTCTTTTAATCTATCTTACACGTCCTTCCGGTATTCAAAATAATCACATTTGGATACAAGGGATTAGTGCCCGAAAAGCCACTGCATGGATAGTCTCTTTAATCTTAACTTTCTTTTATTGTATTCTGTATTGGTGGCCTGAATATCTGGGGCATTCTGATGCCGGAGAAAATACTGGATTGATTGCATTTTTTGATCCACTAAGTATGTATTTAAAAAACAAACCAGCGAGTCAATGGTTTGTCTATGGCGCTTTATATACACTTGCAATTTTACTTTTTGGAATCAAGTTTATTTTAAAATACAGGCATAATAGATATCAGGTCATTCGGACTATTTCTGTGATGTTTTTTCAAACTGGTATTGCATTTTTACTTCCGGAATATTTATTAAAAATGAATCTTCCATACAATGACTATAAAAATATGTGGCCATTAAATTATTATTTCTTTGATGGTTGGCATATTCAAGAACTCTTGTCGCATGGAAATATCGGACGGAACATGTTACTTTTTGGGATCCTTATGATTGTTTTTATTTCACCTGTATTAACTTACTTTTATGGAAAGAGATGGTATTGTTCCTGGGTTTGTGGATGTGGGGGACTTGCAGAAACTGCAGGTGATTCTTTCAGACATCTTTCTGATAAATCCATAAAATCCTGGAAATTGGAACGCATCTTAGTATATGCGGTTCTCCTCTTTTCAATTATCATGACCGCGGGAGTAATCTATACTTTCCAAACTGGACAAACCCATGTATTAGGAATATCTTCTGCTGCTTTAAGAAGTTGGTATGGATTTATAATAGGAGCTGTTTTTTCTGGTGTGATTGGTGTTGGTTTTTATCCACTCTTAGGAAGCAGAGTTTGGTGTCGGTTTGGCTGTCCAATGGCGGCAATTCTTGGTATTCAACAACGATTTTTTTCTAGATTCAGAATTACAACTAATGGATCTCAATGTATTTCCTGTGGGAATTGTACTACCTATTGTGAAATGGGTATTGATGTGCGTTCGTATGCTCAACGAGGCGCTAATATTGTCAGGGCATCTTGCGTAGGTTGTGGAATTTGTGCTGCAGTTTGTCCTCGGGGTGTACTGCGGTTAGAAAATGGTTCAGTTGACTTGTTTTCCAGAACTGAAAAACCAAAACCAAATCCTCAAATCACAGATTCCATTCCATACGAAGAATTAATGTAA
- a CDS encoding NAD(P)/FAD-dependent oxidoreductase, translated as MEHIVIIGNGIAGITAARWIRKLSDHRITVISSESDYFFSRTALMYVYMGHMRWQDILPYDADFYKKNRIELIYNHIQSINFYNKILQATDGASYKYDRLILATGSKSNYFNWEGQELEGVCGLYTKQDLDKIEFLSEGIKSAVIVGGGLIGVELAEMLHSRNIKVVLLARDSAYWSAVLPAEEAALVSRHILEHQIDLRHETGLLKINANENGKVASILTDKGHTIPCEFVGITTGVSPNIDFLRNTPLACDKGILVNNYLETNIPNVYAIGDCVQLREPIKDRKAIEAVWYTGSIMGETLAYTICVEPKPYEQLIWFNSAKFFDIEYQVYGLVPNKIEYPLDTLYWESSSGKKSIRLIFDEDTKIIKGFNLMGFRFRQEVCEQWIRKKTPLENVVANIRLAFFEPEFYSDVAPKLLKIYKLKFGKKTSLRSSGSLNAVLRFFKKN; from the coding sequence ATGGAACATATTGTAATCATTGGAAATGGAATTGCGGGAATTACAGCTGCTAGATGGATCCGTAAATTGAGTGATCACCGCATCACTGTAATTTCTTCTGAATCCGATTATTTCTTTTCAAGAACCGCATTAATGTATGTTTATATGGGCCATATGCGGTGGCAGGATATCCTACCTTACGATGCAGATTTTTATAAAAAAAATCGTATTGAATTAATTTACAATCATATACAAAGCATAAATTTTTATAATAAGATACTTCAAGCAACTGATGGTGCCTCTTATAAATATGATCGGCTTATCCTTGCTACCGGATCTAAATCCAATTATTTCAATTGGGAAGGCCAGGAGTTAGAAGGTGTTTGTGGACTTTATACCAAACAAGATTTAGATAAAATAGAATTCCTTAGCGAAGGAATAAAATCTGCAGTAATTGTAGGGGGTGGGCTAATTGGGGTTGAATTAGCCGAAATGTTACATTCAAGAAATATAAAAGTAGTTTTATTAGCAAGAGATTCTGCTTATTGGAGTGCAGTTTTGCCAGCAGAAGAAGCAGCATTGGTTTCCAGACATATTTTAGAACATCAAATTGATTTAAGGCATGAAACTGGACTTTTAAAAATTAATGCGAACGAAAACGGAAAGGTAGCCTCTATTTTAACAGATAAAGGACACACGATTCCATGTGAATTTGTTGGAATCACTACAGGGGTAAGTCCTAATATTGACTTCTTGAGAAATACGCCATTAGCATGTGACAAAGGAATTTTAGTCAACAATTATTTAGAAACGAATATTCCTAATGTATATGCGATTGGCGATTGTGTTCAATTGCGAGAACCCATAAAAGATCGTAAAGCGATAGAAGCTGTTTGGTATACCGGGAGCATCATGGGTGAAACCTTAGCATATACAATTTGTGTTGAACCCAAACCTTATGAACAATTAATTTGGTTTAATTCTGCCAAATTTTTTGATATAGAATATCAAGTGTATGGATTGGTTCCAAATAAAATTGAATATCCTTTGGATACCTTGTATTGGGAGTCAAGTTCTGGTAAGAAAAGTATTCGACTTATATTTGACGAGGATACTAAAATTATTAAAGGATTCAATTTAATGGGTTTTAGATTCCGGCAAGAAGTTTGCGAACAATGGATTCGTAAAAAAACTCCATTAGAAAATGTAGTTGCGAATATCAGGCTTGCATTTTTTGAACCTGAATTTTATTCTGATGTTGCACCAAAATTGCTGAAAATTTACAAATTAAAATTTGGTAAAAAAACAAGTCTTCGCAGTTCTGGATCTTTAAATGCTGTGCTTCGTTTCTTTAAAAAAAATTGA
- a CDS encoding T9SS type A sorting domain-containing protein has protein sequence MKQLYFLFFLFFVLNINTDAQAPRRVLVEEFTQASCPPCAVYNPGFHKIIFTPGNETKVSLLCYQTSWPGSDPMNAQNPTDVANRVTYYAVNAVPDCFADGGATKTGTPIFHGNIADFTQSIIDNRAAVTSPVEVTVDHILRDKLDSVSISVTVKNVSANALLDENTLQIALIEKEVDFKIAPGTNGEMEFFSVTRKLVPNSGGTKVGALDPGASKTFNYTIVIPTYIYNLRNIGVITFVQHTTKKEILQSAESYPKPLPTASKYVDLRATGTVNGYTGLCDGNVSMKVDLFNDGTDTIKTISIDLIVNSVKQTGQTALAVNLPAGGVGSYEFKNINIKAGKSSLNYRINNVNGASKDIDKLNHTNVVTVLYNVEATPFATAINEEFAVSARGVFPAHTYSENNSSMRVYPADKAFFGVTEEVGGFGNSPFSLFWDFYFGPENTEVNFFFDKVDLTNSKNTFFAISRAYAQKGTELASLIIEASKDCGANWTTFYAKEGADLATADPSPGAFFAPNSAQWIRDTVSIAEFDGAAEVIFRLKGYNPFGGSNLMFLDDINVGSLIVGTDEPGILNKISIYPNPTHDKLTLDISTTEAAIATVQLFDVNGKMVSVLDHNASLIQGKNVKTYNVSGFHSGIYNLKVVTPKGVRNSFVTIH, from the coding sequence ATGAAACAATTGTACTTTTTGTTTTTTCTCTTTTTTGTCTTGAACATCAATACGGATGCTCAGGCACCGCGCCGGGTCTTGGTGGAGGAATTTACACAAGCTTCCTGTCCGCCTTGTGCCGTTTACAATCCTGGCTTTCATAAAATTATTTTTACACCTGGAAACGAAACGAAAGTGAGTTTACTATGCTACCAAACTAGCTGGCCAGGTTCAGATCCAATGAATGCCCAAAATCCTACCGATGTTGCCAACCGGGTAACATATTATGCTGTGAATGCAGTGCCAGACTGTTTTGCAGATGGTGGCGCAACTAAAACTGGAACACCCATATTTCATGGGAATATTGCGGATTTCACACAAAGTATTATTGATAATAGAGCCGCTGTTACAAGTCCTGTAGAAGTTACAGTCGACCATATTTTAAGAGACAAACTCGATTCCGTTTCGATTTCAGTGACCGTTAAAAATGTAAGCGCAAATGCATTACTAGATGAAAATACTTTACAAATTGCATTAATTGAAAAGGAAGTTGACTTTAAAATTGCTCCTGGTACTAATGGAGAAATGGAATTCTTTTCAGTAACTAGAAAATTGGTACCAAATTCAGGAGGTACAAAAGTGGGTGCTTTAGATCCAGGTGCCAGCAAAACGTTTAACTACACTATAGTGATTCCTACGTATATCTATAATCTTCGGAATATTGGAGTCATCACGTTCGTTCAACATACAACTAAAAAGGAAATCCTTCAATCTGCAGAAAGTTATCCAAAACCATTACCTACAGCAAGCAAGTATGTTGATTTAAGGGCAACTGGAACAGTTAATGGGTATACTGGACTTTGTGATGGAAATGTTAGTATGAAAGTTGATTTATTCAATGATGGAACAGATACTATAAAAACGATTTCAATAGATTTAATTGTAAATAGTGTTAAACAAACTGGTCAAACTGCATTGGCAGTTAATTTACCAGCTGGTGGTGTAGGAAGCTACGAATTTAAAAATATAAATATTAAAGCTGGAAAATCTTCTTTAAACTATCGCATTAATAATGTGAATGGTGCAAGTAAGGATATTGATAAATTAAATCATACGAATGTAGTTACCGTATTGTATAATGTAGAGGCAACTCCATTTGCAACAGCAATAAATGAAGAATTTGCAGTTTCGGCTCGGGGTGTTTTTCCTGCCCATACATATTCTGAAAACAACTCATCAATGCGTGTTTATCCAGCGGATAAAGCGTTTTTTGGCGTTACAGAAGAGGTTGGTGGCTTTGGAAATTCTCCATTTTCTTTATTCTGGGACTTTTATTTTGGTCCAGAAAATACAGAAGTTAATTTTTTCTTTGACAAAGTGGATTTAACAAATAGTAAGAATACTTTTTTTGCTATTAGTAGAGCGTATGCACAAAAAGGTACTGAGTTAGCAAGTTTAATAATAGAAGCTTCAAAAGATTGTGGAGCAAATTGGACTACATTTTATGCTAAGGAAGGTGCAGATTTAGCAACTGCTGATCCAAGTCCTGGTGCTTTTTTTGCACCAAACTCTGCACAATGGATTCGCGATACGGTAAGTATTGCTGAATTTGATGGAGCGGCCGAAGTGATCTTTAGATTAAAAGGTTATAATCCTTTTGGCGGTTCTAATTTAATGTTTTTAGATGATATCAATGTTGGATCCCTAATTGTCGGAACGGATGAACCAGGTATTTTAAACAAGATCTCTATTTACCCAAATCCTACACACGATAAATTGACGCTTGATATCAGCACAACAGAAGCTGCAATTGCAACGGTTCAATTATTCGATGTAAATGGCAAAATGGTATCTGTTTTAGACCATAATGCAAGCTTAATTCAAGGTAAAAATGTAAAAACCTATAATGTTTCTGGTTTTCATTCTGGAATTTATAACTTAAAAGTTGTGACTCCAAAAGGTGTTAGAAACAGCTTTGTTACCATTCATTAA
- a CDS encoding T9SS type A sorting domain-containing protein has protein sequence MKYSYLIISLLFVQVLVAQNTRFAVSPSPNTIFFVPDMTDHNAHGKIKNKTNANINMLWTREILMLPAAWSTYVCDANNCYADFVGKCPEGHPNIVKPNDSSTLDVHVFDDGNLGEAHIVMWVYEKEDTTKKFKADYSFNKVVTSNREVKNIETKVYPNPAYNSFSVEYNTGLTRIELYSILGKKVTSYQASGKISYDISFLDDGLYFVKLIGPNEQMLRTVRLQKRSYKP, from the coding sequence ATGAAATATAGTTACTTGATTATCAGTTTGTTATTTGTTCAGGTACTGGTTGCTCAAAACACTCGTTTTGCGGTTAGTCCTAGTCCAAATACAATTTTCTTTGTTCCAGACATGACAGATCACAATGCACATGGAAAAATAAAGAATAAAACAAACGCGAATATTAACATGCTTTGGACGCGTGAAATACTGATGTTGCCAGCAGCTTGGAGTACTTATGTATGTGATGCAAATAATTGTTATGCTGATTTTGTTGGTAAGTGTCCAGAAGGACATCCCAATATTGTTAAACCAAATGATTCTTCAACATTAGATGTGCATGTTTTTGACGATGGAAATTTGGGAGAAGCCCATATTGTAATGTGGGTTTATGAAAAAGAAGACACTACAAAAAAATTTAAAGCGGATTACTCCTTTAATAAAGTTGTAACCTCCAATCGAGAGGTTAAAAACATTGAAACTAAAGTGTATCCGAACCCTGCATATAATTCATTTTCAGTTGAATATAACACTGGATTGACAAGAATTGAACTGTATTCAATTTTAGGAAAGAAAGTCACTTCTTACCAGGCATCAGGTAAAATTAGCTATGATATTAGCTTTTTAGATGATGGCCTTTATTTCGTTAAGCTAATAGGCCCAAATGAACAAATGTTGCGGACTGTCAGACTTCAAAAGAGATCTTATAAACCGTAA
- a CDS encoding 6-carboxytetrahydropterin synthase: MRIAIIRKGHFNAAHRLYKPDWTDEKNKDVFGICSNPNYHGHNYEMEVKIMGELDHNTGILMDLKVLKEIIEINVENRYDHKNLNMDCPEFIGKIPTSENICIEIYKILRNVIPSHLDIHIRLSETPRNFVEYPC, encoded by the coding sequence ATGCGAATCGCTATAATCAGAAAAGGACATTTCAATGCCGCTCATAGGCTTTACAAACCAGATTGGACAGATGAAAAAAACAAAGATGTCTTTGGAATTTGTAGCAATCCAAATTATCATGGCCATAACTATGAGATGGAGGTTAAAATTATGGGAGAACTGGACCATAACACAGGTATTTTGATGGATTTAAAGGTTTTAAAGGAAATCATTGAAATAAATGTAGAAAATCGATATGATCATAAAAACCTAAATATGGATTGTCCTGAATTTATTGGAAAAATTCCAACTTCTGAAAATATTTGCATTGAAATATATAAAATCCTAAGAAACGTGATTCCCAGCCATTTGGATATTCATATTCGCCTATCGGAAACACCCCGGAACTTCGTTGAATACCCTTGTTAA
- a CDS encoding NADH-quinone oxidoreductase subunit A, with protein MESNHIPFSYVPILIQFFVAMGFVVFVLIATHLLGPKLSGKRKDASFECGLDSVGNARSPFSIRYFMTAILFVLFDVEIIFMYPWAVNFRTLGWFGFVEMLIFLALLMAGFYYVLMKGVLKWETREDV; from the coding sequence ATGGAATCAAACCATATCCCATTTAGTTACGTACCAATTCTAATTCAGTTTTTTGTTGCTATGGGTTTTGTAGTATTTGTTTTGATAGCTACACATCTTTTAGGACCAAAACTGAGTGGGAAGCGAAAAGATGCAAGTTTTGAATGTGGCCTGGATAGCGTAGGAAATGCTAGAAGTCCATTTTCAATCCGGTACTTTATGACAGCGATTTTATTTGTACTTTTTGATGTGGAAATCATTTTTATGTACCCTTGGGCTGTTAATTTTAGAACTTTAGGATGGTTTGGTTTCGTCGAAATGTTGATTTTTTTGGCCTTGCTTATGGCTGGTTTTTATTATGTATTAATGAAAGGTGTATTAAAATGGGAAACCAGGGAAGATGTTTAA
- a CDS encoding NADH-quinone oxidoreductase subunit B, whose amino-acid sequence MNRKIEISEAPEGISGQGFFATSLDAVVGLARKNSIWPLPFATSCCGIEFMSTMSSHYDLARFGSERLSFTPRQADLLMVMGTIAKKMGPVLRQVYEQMAEPKWVIAVGACASSGGIFDTYSVLQGIDRIIPVDVYVPGCPPRPEQIIDGVMRIQDLIGKESVRRRNSEEYKQLMETYLVK is encoded by the coding sequence ATGAATCGTAAAATTGAAATAAGTGAGGCTCCGGAAGGCATCAGTGGGCAAGGATTTTTTGCAACATCATTAGATGCAGTTGTCGGACTCGCTCGAAAGAATAGTATATGGCCTTTACCATTTGCAACTTCCTGTTGTGGTATAGAATTTATGTCTACCATGTCATCACATTATGATTTAGCCCGTTTTGGATCTGAACGATTAAGTTTTACCCCAAGACAAGCTGACTTATTAATGGTAATGGGGACTATTGCAAAAAAAATGGGTCCTGTTTTACGCCAAGTATATGAACAAATGGCCGAACCAAAGTGGGTCATTGCAGTAGGTGCTTGTGCTTCTAGTGGTGGAATTTTTGATACCTATAGTGTATTACAAGGTATTGATCGAATTATTCCAGTAGATGTATATGTGCCAGGATGTCCACCAAGACCTGAACAAATCATTGATGGTGTTATGAGGATTCAGGATTTAATTGGTAAAGAATCGGTTAGAAGACGAAATTCAGAAGAGTATAAACAATTGATGGAAACCTATTTAGTGAAATAA
- a CDS encoding NADH-quinone oxidoreductase subunit C, with translation MNTLNLDQITKHIHTNLEDSFIITEDAFGIYNCTIPIQQLYRLVQFLFKDTTLSFQFLTDICGVHYPDHKNQELAVVYHLQSMQNKARFRIKIWVPIDKPEVPSITGIYASANWMERETYDFYGIQFLGHPNLKRILNMDEMTAFPLRKEFPLEDPTREDKADFQFGR, from the coding sequence ATGAACACCTTGAATTTAGACCAAATCACCAAACATATTCACACGAATCTAGAGGATTCGTTTATTATAACAGAAGATGCTTTTGGCATTTATAATTGTACTATCCCCATTCAACAATTATATCGGTTGGTTCAGTTTTTATTTAAAGACACTACGCTTTCTTTTCAATTTCTAACAGACATTTGTGGAGTTCATTATCCAGATCATAAAAATCAGGAATTAGCGGTTGTTTATCATTTGCAGAGTATGCAAAACAAAGCGCGATTCCGAATCAAAATATGGGTTCCAATAGACAAACCAGAAGTACCAAGTATTACTGGAATTTATGCATCTGCAAATTGGATGGAACGAGAAACTTATGATTTTTACGGGATTCAATTTTTAGGACATCCAAACTTAAAACGAATTTTAAATATGGATGAAATGACTGCTTTTCCTTTACGCAAGGAGTTTCCATTGGAAGATCCTACAAGAGAAGATAAAGCTGATTTTCAATTTGGTAGATAA
- a CDS encoding NADH-quinone oxidoreductase subunit D, which yields MKTNLEFLAEIQEPERPEIAYTTLNLGPTHPATHGIFQNVLKLDGERIVSGEQTIGYIHRAFEKIAERRPFYQITPLTDRLNYCSAPINNTGWHLTVEKLLGVKVPKRVDYMRVMVMELSRISDHIICNSILGVDTGALTAFTYVYQWREFIYEIYEEICGARLTTNMGRVGGFERDFNQIVFDKTRKFLKEFPPVWKEFESLLSRNRIFMDRTIDTGGLSMERALNYGFTGPNLRACGLDYDLRIAEPYCSYEDFRFDIPVGTTGDTYDRFMVRNEEIWQSLRIVEQALNKIQELEPGVFHADSDQYYLPPKVEVYKNMEALIYHFKIIMGEIEAPVGEVYSAVEGANGELGFYLISDGGRTPYRLHFRRPCFVYYQAYPEMVKGQLLSDAIVVMSSLNVIAGELDA from the coding sequence ATGAAAACGAATTTAGAATTTCTTGCAGAAATCCAGGAGCCGGAAAGACCAGAGATAGCCTATACCACGCTCAATCTTGGACCTACACATCCCGCTACTCATGGGATATTCCAAAATGTACTAAAATTAGATGGAGAACGCATCGTTAGTGGTGAACAAACCATTGGATATATCCATCGTGCATTTGAAAAAATTGCAGAACGCAGACCATTTTATCAAATAACACCTTTAACAGACCGCTTAAATTATTGTTCAGCACCAATCAATAATACCGGTTGGCATTTAACAGTAGAAAAATTATTAGGTGTAAAAGTACCCAAACGTGTTGATTATATGCGCGTAATGGTCATGGAACTTTCAAGAATTTCAGATCACATTATATGTAATTCTATTTTAGGTGTTGATACAGGTGCATTAACAGCATTTACATATGTGTATCAATGGAGGGAATTTATTTATGAAATTTATGAAGAAATTTGTGGTGCAAGATTAACTACAAACATGGGACGTGTCGGTGGATTCGAAAGAGATTTTAATCAAATTGTTTTTGATAAAACCAGAAAATTTTTAAAAGAATTTCCTCCTGTTTGGAAAGAATTTGAAAGTTTGTTGTCCAGGAATAGAATTTTTATGGATCGCACTATTGATACCGGCGGTCTATCCATGGAAAGAGCCTTGAATTATGGGTTTACAGGTCCTAATTTAAGAGCTTGTGGTTTGGATTATGATTTAAGAATTGCAGAACCCTATTGTTCTTATGAAGATTTTCGATTTGATATTCCAGTTGGAACAACAGGTGATACTTATGATCGATTTATGGTGCGCAATGAAGAAATCTGGCAAAGTTTAAGAATTGTTGAACAAGCTTTAAATAAAATTCAAGAACTTGAGCCGGGTGTATTTCATGCAGATAGTGACCAATACTATTTACCTCCAAAAGTGGAAGTTTACAAAAACATGGAGGCATTAATTTATCATTTTAAAATAATCATGGGCGAAATTGAAGCGCCTGTTGGGGAGGTTTATTCAGCTGTTGAAGGAGCGAATGGGGAATTAGGATTTTATCTCATTAGCGATGGTGGCAGAACGCCCTATCGATTGCATTTTAGAAGACCCTGTTTTGTTTATTATCAGGCGTATCCTGAAATGGTAAAAGGGCAGCTTTTGTCAGATGCAATTGTAGTTATGAGTAGTTTAAATGTTATTGCAGGTGAATTGGATGCTTAA
- a CDS encoding NAD(P)H-dependent oxidoreductase subunit E, translating into MPFSKERLKQFEELKKQYPEGRHKSALLPILHIAQEDHGWLPAELLNEVAEVLDIHPIEVYEVATFYTMFHVKPVGKYVLEVCRTGPCCLVGAENIIQYLKNKLNVEEGEITTDGLFTIKPVECLASCGTGPVLQIGPDYKYYENLTTEKIDQLIDILRRQG; encoded by the coding sequence ATGCCATTTAGCAAAGAACGGTTGAAACAATTTGAGGAACTCAAAAAACAATATCCTGAAGGTCGGCATAAATCAGCTTTGTTACCTATTTTGCATATTGCACAAGAGGATCACGGTTGGTTGCCTGCAGAGCTCCTGAATGAAGTTGCAGAAGTATTAGATATTCATCCTATTGAAGTATATGAGGTGGCAACTTTTTATACGATGTTTCATGTAAAGCCTGTTGGAAAGTATGTTCTTGAAGTTTGTCGTACCGGCCCTTGTTGTTTGGTTGGTGCTGAAAATATAATCCAATATTTAAAAAATAAATTAAACGTCGAAGAAGGAGAAATAACAACAGATGGTTTATTTACGATTAAACCTGTTGAATGTTTGGCTTCCTGTGGTACGGGTCCGGTATTGCAAATAGGACCAGATTATAAGTACTATGAAAACTTAACTACAGAAAAGATAGATCAGTTAATTGATATTTTAAGAAGGCAGGGATAA
- the nuoF gene encoding NADH-quinone oxidoreductase subunit NuoF, which produces MGKQILLEHLGKPDIQSIEGYLKQGGYSSVQKAIKSFTPEQVVEEVKISGLRGRGGAGFPTGLKWSFLDKKSDNPKYLVCNADESEPGTFKDRYLMEHLPHLLIEGMIVSSFALTAKTSYIYVRGEMMYVIRILEKAIAEAYAKGFLGKNILGSGYDLDLYVQPGGGAYICGEETALLESLEGKRGNPRNKPPFPAVWGLYGCPTVVNNVETLAAVPWIVNHGGAAYASIGIGKSTGTKLISACGNINKPGVYEIELGVPVEEFIYSDEYCGGISNGKELKAVVAGGSSVPILPKDLILKTAQNEIRLMTYESLSDGGFVSGTMLGSGGFIVFDESACIVRNLWNFTRFYHHESCGQCSPCREGTGWMEKVLHRIEHGHGKITDIDLLVDVARKIEGKTICPLGEAAAWPVASAIRHFRSEFENHIHNPDSCNAKHLHFESSMLH; this is translated from the coding sequence ATGGGAAAACAAATTTTACTTGAACATTTAGGCAAGCCTGATATACAATCAATAGAAGGATATTTAAAGCAAGGAGGCTATTCTTCTGTTCAAAAAGCTATCAAAAGTTTTACACCAGAACAAGTTGTTGAAGAAGTGAAAATTTCTGGATTACGAGGAAGAGGTGGCGCCGGATTTCCAACTGGATTAAAATGGTCTTTTTTAGATAAAAAGTCTGATAATCCAAAATACTTGGTTTGTAATGCTGATGAATCAGAGCCTGGTACCTTTAAGGATCGATATTTAATGGAGCATTTACCTCATTTATTGATTGAAGGAATGATTGTTTCATCTTTTGCATTAACTGCTAAAACAAGTTATATCTATGTGCGAGGTGAAATGATGTATGTAATTCGCATTTTAGAAAAAGCCATTGCAGAAGCATATGCAAAAGGATTTTTAGGAAAAAATATTTTAGGGAGTGGATATGATCTGGACTTATATGTACAACCAGGTGGAGGCGCCTATATCTGTGGCGAAGAAACAGCTTTGTTAGAATCTTTAGAAGGGAAACGAGGAAATCCCAGGAACAAACCTCCCTTTCCAGCGGTATGGGGACTCTACGGTTGCCCTACGGTGGTGAATAATGTGGAGACTTTAGCAGCAGTACCATGGATTGTAAATCATGGGGGTGCAGCGTATGCATCAATTGGGATTGGGAAAAGTACGGGCACAAAATTAATTTCAGCTTGTGGTAATATTAATAAACCGGGTGTATATGAAATTGAATTAGGTGTTCCTGTGGAAGAATTTATATATAGTGATGAATATTGTGGTGGAATTTCAAATGGTAAAGAGTTAAAAGCAGTAGTTGCTGGTGGTTCCTCAGTGCCCATTTTACCTAAGGATTTAATTTTAAAAACAGCCCAAAACGAAATTCGACTGATGACTTATGAATCGCTTTCGGACGGAGGATTTGTAAGCGGTACGATGTTAGGTTCTGGTGGTTTTATAGTGTTTGATGAAAGCGCTTGTATAGTTCGTAATTTATGGAATTTTACACGATTTTACCATCATGAAAGTTGTGGTCAATGCAGTCCTTGCCGGGAAGGAACTGGTTGGATGGAAAAAGTATTACATCGAATTGAACATGGGCATGGTAAGATTACGGATATAGATTTATTAGTTGATGTGGCAAGAAAAATAGAGGGCAAGACAATCTGTCCATTAGGAGAAGCGGCGGCATGGCCAGTTGCAAGTGCCATTCGGCATTTTAGAAGCGAATTTGAAAATCATATTCATAATCCTGATTCATGCAATGCAAAACATTTGCATTTTGAATCTTCAATGTTGCATTAA